One part of the Sarcophilus harrisii chromosome 5, mSarHar1.11, whole genome shotgun sequence genome encodes these proteins:
- the YARS2 gene encoding tyrosine--tRNA ligase, mitochondrial: MAAPTLRLFWLGRRFSWCKRLEVRPSGQRESHSGPQDLLVTQRKRGLFKEIFPAKGVDLELPELLARGAEAGTTQTVYCGFDPTADSLHVGHLLTVLGLLQFQRAGHHVIAVVGGATARLGDPSGRTKEREALSAERVRDNARALRESLERLSAHHRRFFHDGRTWGTFTVLDNSAWYSQQSLVDFLAAVGGCFRMGTLLSRHSVQSRLKSPEGMSLTEFFYPVLQAYDFYYLHQRYGCRIQLGGSDQLGNIVSGYEFIHKMTGEDVFGITVPLITSTTGAKLGKSAGNAVWLNRDKTSPFEFYQFFVRQPDDCIEKYLKLFTFLPLPEIEDIMQMHTKAPEKWGPQIRLATEVTKFVHGQEGLQSAKRCTQALYHCSIDALEIMSDEELKELFKGAPFSELVLDPGTSVLDICRKANAIPHGPRGYQMITEGGVSINHKQVTNPESVLVIGQHILKNGLSLLKIGKRNFYIIKWLQL; this comes from the exons ATGGCGGCGCCCACGTTGCGGCTCTTCTGGCTGGGTCGCCGTTTCAGCTGGTGCAAACGGCTGGAGGTCCGGCCGTCAGGTCAGCGTGAGAGCCACTCGGGGCCACAGGACCTGCTAGTGACGCAAAGAAAGCGAGGTCTGTTCAAGGAAATCTTCCCAGCAAAGGGAGTGGACTTGGAGCTGCCGGAGCTTTTGGCCAGGGGAGCCGAGGCTGGCACCACACAAACTGTATATTGCGGGTTCGACCCCACAGCGGACTCGCTGCACGTCGGTCACCTTCTGACCGTTCTTGGGTTGCTGCAGTTTCAGCGCGCTGGTCACCATGTCATCGCTGTAGTCGGCGGTGCCACCGCGCGCCTTGGGGACCCCAGTGGCCGCACCAAAGAGCGGGAAGCTCTGAGCGCGGAGCGCGTGCGGGACAATGCCCGCGCCCTGCGGGAGTCTCTGGAGCGCCTCTCCGCCCACCATCGGCGCTTTTTCCACGATGGGCGGACGTGGGGCACCTTCACCGTCCTGGACAACTCCGCGTGGTACTCGCAGCAGTCGCTGGTGGACTTTTTGGCCGCCGTGGGTGGCTGCTTTCGCATGGGGACGCTGCTGAGCCGTCATAGTGTGCAGTCGCGACTGAAGAGCCCGGAGGGCATGAGCCTGACTGAATTCTTCTACCCAGTCCTCCAGGCCTACGACTTTTACTACTTGCACCAGCGCTATGGGTGCCGCATCCAGCTCGGAGGCTCGGACCAGTTGGGCAACATAGTGTCTGGATACGAATTCATCCACAA GATGACTGGAGAAGATGTATTTGGAATCACTGTTCCTCTGATTACTAGTACAACTGGAGCTAAACTGGGAAAATCTGCTGGCAATGCTGTTTGGCTAAACAGAGACAAAACATCTCCTTttgaattttatcaattttttgtCAGACAGCCTGATGACTGTATAGAAAA gtaCCTTAAACTCTTCACTTTTTTACCCCTTCCCGAGATTGAAGATATAATGCAGATGCATACCAAGGCACCAGAAAAATGGGGGCCTCAGATACGACTTGCAACAGAAGTAACAAAATTTGTTCATGGCCAAGAAGGATTACAGTCTGCCAAAAG GTGTACACAAGCCCTTTATCACTGCAGTATAGATGCGCTTGAAATTATGTCTGATGAAGAGTTAAAAGAGCTATTTAAAGGAGCTCCATTCTCTGAATTGGTTCTTGATCCTGGAACAAGTGTATTAGATATATGTCGCAAAGCAAATGCCATTCCACATGGTCCAAGAGG gtACCAAATGATTACAGAAGGAGGAGTCAGTATAAATCACAAACAAGTAACTAATCCAGAAAGTGTTCTAGTAATTGGACAACATATCCTCAAAAATGGACTTTCTCTACTcaagataggaaagagaaatttctATATCATAAAGTGGCTTCAGCTGTGA